The genomic segment TCGGGGTTGAGTGTGTTGTGGGTTGTGGGCAGGTAAGGAGGCgaggagcgaagaggggagcgagaacagcagcagcagagagggagcaTTCTCGGCATCCCCGATAAGAAAGCAAACGGAAAAGAGATGAAGGCGAGGCGTGCGCTAAgcacggggagagagaagcacaggcTCACTTGGCAGATGGGTTGTCACGGGTAACAAGTGACACGCGAAGCTCATTCCTCTCGGCGAGAGGATGCTGGCGGTGGTTGCGTTTAGCTCACGCAGGGGCATACGCTGAGCCACTGCACAGCGTATGTCGTGGCTGGGCCAAACCAGAAGACATGACATCGTatgagagaagaggaagaaagaggaggctgCTTGGCTTGGTGCGTCTGTGTTCCCGTACTGCTCCATTAGGGAAAGAATGAGGTGGCCAGGGGAGCCTGGAAGAAGGTAAGAGAGCGgcggggaagaggggcgagaAGCGCAACCGCACCCACCACAACACAGTGACGGGCGAGAAGGGTACGTCCTCCGCAATTTGCCGAGAGGACCGCATGCAGCGCAAAAAGAGCCTACGCGATGCCTGTGGGAAACCAGCGCGGGAAAGGGACAGAGAAGACCCGTTTGCACCTCTACGCCACATCGTCACTCACGCCATCACTATTCACAGAGGAAGCAGCGACCACAAGGGGCCTTgccgcacgcgcaccgccCTCCTTCAGGGCTGCCGTTGCTCCGGCCTCCAGTCGccccactgccgccccctccgatcacgccgccaccggctCGTCGACTGTGCACAGATGATCCTACCAACAGGTGAGAGGATGTgtgaggaggaaaaggcgagagCGAAGAAGTGTGATAATATCTCGCATCCGTCACCTCTTTCCTCAGCGCCCCATAAGAGGCGGTGGTTGTGGATGGAGTCGATGATGGTACACTCGATGTCCCTGCCGCACACAACACATCCAGGTGCACAGGGACTTTCGTCGTCGATGTGCAGTGAGCCACAGGGGCACGGCTGCCCTCGCGATCATCGCCGTTGATTGCGCGCCTTTGAAAGCAGCCAGTGGATGGATGCATCGTCGATGGCAATGGCCATGTGGGAAGCACCGAAGATGTCACTACGGGGGTCTCATGGGTGCGATACCTCCACGCCGCAGAGCCAACCAGGCCGTCTCGATAGGATGAGCTTTGGGTCCATTCCGCAGTGCTCTCTGAGCCACcctcatcgtcatcgtcatcggcGTCCAGCTCAGCCAACAGCTCAGCCAGGGTTGGCAGTTCTGGTCTTcgcgcgcactgctgctgctgcgaagaGTGCTGCTTTGCCACCTCTTTTCGCCCGGCAATCATATCGTCTGCACTGGCGTCCGTTGGCGTAGACGATGCATTCTCAAACACGAGCGGCGGGGCTGAGCCGAAGTCTTTTGCCGCGTCGGCGGACGACGTGAAACGATCGGAGCATGCGCGGCGTCTAGTGCggtgcaccacagcgccaGTCGAGCCGCTTTGGAAAGTCGGCTGTGCCCCGAAGATGAGGGGAGGTGGCACGACAGGGTCGCTGCTGTCCCCATGAAGAGCACTTGACGCTGGCACCGTCGCGgccggcgctgcacctccgttgGTGGCGAACACGTTGGGGGGCTCCGGCATGACCGCGGAGAGAAACGAACCCCTACTCGCCGACGCTGCAGACGGTGTCGGAAGATGAGGTGAGAATGAtggccgtggtggtggcgccctcccagctgtggcggcagcagcggcggtgcgtggGCGAGTCGGCGACGACCGATTTgagctactgctgctgcaggagctgaagACGGGCGACAAGGGTGGCGACACAAGAGATGGCGAAGAAGACGCAGTGGAGGAAGACGTCGAGGACGAGAAATGCGGCTTGGCAGTTTCACTGCTAGCTGCGGCACATTTCTGGCCCCCGCTTCCCTTCTGCCACATCGATGAATCAGATGGGCGCTGAAACGCTGGCTGCTCTCCAAAGTCAACATAACCACTGCCCCCGGCTTCGCGGCTATGGATGGCATGCTCAAAGCAGCTCTGCAGTACCTGAAATGCCTCGGACGCTTGCGAGCTCGGGTTCTTGTCCGGGTGCACGCGAATAGCAAGTTGCCGATAGCGACGCTtcaacgccgctgcgctctgCAGGGAATCACGACCAAATATGCGAAAAGCGGCTTGGTCCATCACAGCAGTGTGAATAGGAGTTTGACGGAGTGCAGCCGTTGCTGACACACCACGCCATATCAGCAGTACCCACTCGACTACTTCCTTATCAGTGGCACCTGCCGGGTCATGCAGAGCTGCCAGTGGGGTTATGtgcgctgaagaagagaCTCCATGCGAGGAGTTAGAGGTAGGCGAGCGCATGCCGCCTTGACTATGTGCCTTCTCCCCAGCCCCTGACCTCCAGAAGAGAGGGTGTAAAGAACCTTCGCTACACAGTGCGGACATAGACATcgagcaagagggagagagaagaaaaggaaagttggagtaggagagagggggaaggggtcaCAGAAAAAGTGAGAGCGGAAAACAGGCGTCGGGGCTCTTCCGTTCGGCGACAGGACACACCACGAAAAATgcccacacagagaaagtCAAATAAGCCTCAaaacctccagcagcggcacgcaaGTACAGCGTTGTGCGACGCTCTGGTTACGGTCCTCTTGCCTCGGGTGCCGCTGTACGGTCATCTTGCTTCCTTCTTTGCCGATAGAATCCCCTGAGTGGAGAGTGGCGGGAGGAGCTCCTCACCACAAAAAACTGCTGTTCTCCAGGGGAAAAGGCGGGGATCAGTGGAGCGCATTGAAGTGGCAaggagaaagtgaggagGCTAtagtgcagctgcgcgacgacCACCAACAGGGGAGCCTCATGAGAGgcccctccctcatccctGTTTCGGGGGTGTTCGCGTCTGCACACGTGTTTGAGGGGatgcagaaagagagaagggggaagcgaACAGCGTGCGACGAGACGTCTAAGTGGGCCTATATGGATGCGCTTCTTCGTAGGATGCCTGTGGGTGACTCGCACATGTAAACTATGACCACGTATACTGCCACATgcgcgcagacacgcaggcacatTATGCCCCGCAGAAGGCCTGACGCggaccctctctctccttttcagCGTGTTACCCCAACACGatcaccccttcccctcgTCAGTATCGCTCCACTGCTGCGTTGACTGTTTGTCGCCGGCGCATCTCGTCCACcgcctgccgcgcagcaccgtACTGAAGCACGAAGAGGATGGAAAGCGGTATTTCGTGCTCCGGCTGGCCATCGTACTGTGAGCGGCAGCGATAGACGAGGGCAGCAACCCGCTTATCGCGGAACTCGTAGAGAATGCTGTCCTCTTCGCGCCAGAAGATGTAGTGCGTAAGGTCTAGTGGGGACTCAGAGGCACCCatcgcactgctgcggccaCCTGCACCAGCCCCCTCACTCCTCTTTTTCGTGTTGCGGCTTCCACCGTTGTGATCCTTCCGGTGGACTGCGGCGGCTACGTTGTCACCGCTACCAGCCCCTCCAGCGCCGTGGCCAGGTAAGAGAGGCACGGCATGCTTCGGCAGTGTCACCGGCGCATCGGTAGCACGCTGCACCTTCGCCAGAACAGCAAACATGCTTGGGTGGGCAGCGAAGATGGGATGCTCGTGTGTAGCCATGGCCTCCTCAGCCGTCTGCACCGagctcttctttccctcccgTTGGCCGGCAGCATCTAGGCGATCAAGTACATCCTCGAGAATCTGCACGGTCAGCTCTAGCGGGACGTTGCGGATGTATTCGGAAACGAGCAGAAGGCACTTGGCGCGCGACGACGCGACGCGGCCGCCGTCCACGACGCTCGTCAAGATGTCTGTTGGCGGAATACCCGAGGCCGCCTGCCGccacacgcgctgctgcaacagctCGCAGAGcggacgcagcgccgctgggTAGAGCGTCAGCCCGTGCGCGACGTCCAGCACAGAGGAGAGGCCATAGAActcttgctcctcctccccggTGGCGTCTTCGCCGTTGTTCTGCAAACGCACGACGCTGGTGAAGGGACTCTCGCGCAACGCCAACCCCAGCTCATCACGGTCCACCTCGTTCATTTTGTCGGGGCAGAGCTGGTCCATCAGGTGGAGAAGGCCATCCACGTCCGACGCTTTCATGTCAAACACGCCAAAGTCAACAGTCACGAGACCATCGTCgctgtcatcgtcgtcgtcataTTCGTTGCTGCCCGGCCcaacggcaccgctgcgacggcgcgtGCCCCAAACACCACCAGTCGAGTtgtcgtcttcctccccgCTCTCCTCATGGCTACCCTGCTCCCTGTCGAAGTCCGACATGTCACTGTCCGACTCACCCTCCTCATCCATATCAGAGGAGTTCCCCAcatcatcgccgctgctgcccagcGGACTGCTATCGTCGAGCACCTCATCTTCCCCGCCACTGTCGTCACTTtcatcgctgctgtcttCATCGCCGTCGCATACCTTCTGGCGTCGCtgggcagcaacagcggcagcagccacggaCTTCCGTAGCTGACGCCGCTCcgtcccttcttcccccacAGCGCTGTCGCCCTTGCTTCCACCATCAAGCGCAGAGTCACCACTGCTAAGTTGGCTACCGTCACCCCCCACGTAGTCGCTGGAACTGAAGTTGATGCCATCATCTTTCTCGTCATCGCGACTTACAAGATCGGCGTCTTCTGATGCaggtgaagaagggcgaTCTGGAAGAGATGGGAAGGAGACCGCACCCGGCACTAGCGCACGGCGCCTCGGGTGTGAGCTCGGTGGCGCCTCTACTGCACTGTCGTCACCGTTGACAGGCTGACCGAACTTGTCGGATGGAAGGTAGCGAAGCTCAGTGTGCGCCTTGAGTCGTCGGTGGTGTCGCACTAGCAACTCGGACGTGGCAGGGAAGTCCGTGGCTCTCTTGCAGGTCTTCTCGGCCAGCCTTACCTCACCTGGAGAGTAAGCAGGCTCGGCTCGCCGAATAGCAGCAGTAGCTGAAGCGGCAGAAGTGGATGAGGTCCGCAGAGCCATCGAGTTCAGGTTTGCATCACTGCTACGCGATCCTATGCCGCCATGCTCTTGGTTGCTCCGGTGGTGAGCCGTGCTGTCGATGTCAATCGGCTCCGGTTGGCGGTGACGCTTCGGCATTATGAAGGATGTGAgctcctttttttcgttccCTCCCGCACACGTGTGGAAAAGTGCGTGTGCCGGAGCCTTTGATAGAAGTTGTGTAGActggcaggggtggggggagcggTAGGCGTAGGGAAGCAGCCGACACAATGAGGGGTCCGGCAAGAAGAGGGTAGAGGAGAAAACACTGTGGAGCTCAATGAGCTTCGCAACCTTCAGGTCGCCAGCCAAAAAAAGCAGGGGGCAGCGAAGAGCACAGAAATGAAGGAAACAACGAATAATAAATGAAATGGTGATGTGGGCCCACGCAAACATCCACCACCCGAGGAGATGTGCGAACGGGAGCGcgctcacgcacacagacgcaggcaggcttctctccaccagcaccacctaccaccgcctcgcctccACTCCATCGCCGCAGCATGCGAGACGTTCACAGCGGTGGAAAGCCACTTAGCAAGGCAATGCGACCAGAAGAAAGGATAGCACAAGCGAAGGGTCATCAGATAGTCAATATCTCTACCTGGGTGTACCGGTAATGCCAAAGCCCAGAAagcgcgcatgtgcacgAGAGGCATACACCAGCACCCCATCGTGCCACGCGACCCCATTCCTTCCTTCAGCCCTTTGGGGGGCGATTATTTCTTCACAGATCTCCCCTGTgccacatgcacgcacacaataCAACTGCGCGCACGGGAGGGGAAATACACATCGACACCAAACACATGACGAGAAGCGAGCGGGTCCATCGTGGGCAAGGCACAGACATGGATAGCtacagagaaaggaaaagaaaagggcggAAGCATACCCCGTTACTGCGAGGAGTGCGAAGGATAAACACGCAGCTAGGGCGCACATGTCCTTCTTAAGCCCGCAGCAATGTGTCCACACGCTCAAG from the Leishmania panamensis strain MHOM/PA/94/PSC-1 chromosome 28 sequence genome contains:
- a CDS encoding hypothetical protein (TriTrypDB/GeneDB-style sysID: LpmP.28.2010); this translates as MRSPTSNSSHGVSSSAHITPLAALHDPAGATDKEVVEWVLLIWRGVSATAALRQTPIHTAVMDQAAFRIFGRDSLQSAAALKRRYRQLAIRVHPDKNPSSQASEAFQVLQSCFEHAIHSREAGGSGYVDFGEQPAFQRPSDSSMWQKGSGGQKCAAASSETAKPHFSSSTSSSTASSSPSLVSPPLSPVFSSCSSSSSNRSSPTRPRTAAAAATAGRAPPPRPSFSPHLPTPSAASASRGSFLSAVMPEPPNVFATNGGAAPAATVPASSALHGDSSDPVVPPPLIFGAQPTFQSGSTGAVVHRTRRRACSDRFTSSADAAKDFGSAPPLVFENASSTPTDASADDMIAGRKEVAKQHSSQQQQCARRPELPTLAELLAELDADDDDDEGGSESTAEWTQSSSYRDGLVGSAAWRYRTHETPVVTSSVLPTWPLPSTMHPSTGCFQRRAINGDDREGSRAPVAHCTSTTKVPVHLDVLCAAGTSSVPSSTPSTTTASYGALRKEVTDARYYHTSSLSPFPPHTSSHLLVGSSVHSRRAGGGVIGGGGSGATGGRSNGSPEGGRCACGKAPCGRCFLCE
- a CDS encoding hypothetical protein (TriTrypDB/GeneDB-style sysID: LpmP.28.2020), translated to MPKRHRQPEPIDIDSTAHHRSNQEHGGIGSRSSDANLNSMALRTSSTSAASATAAIRRAEPAYSPGEVRLAEKTCKRATDFPATSELLVRHHRRLKAHTELRYLPSDKFGQPVNGDDSAVEAPPSSHPRRRALVPGAVSFPSLPDRPSSPASEDADLVSRDDEKDDGINFSSSDYVGGDGSQLSSGDSALDGGSKGDSAVGEEGTERRQLRKSVAAAAVAAQRRQKVCDGDEDSSDESDDSGGEDEVLDDSSPLGSSGDDVGNSSDMDEEGESDSDMSDFDREQGSHEESGEEDDNSTGGVWGTRRRSGAVGPGSNEYDDDDDSDDGLVTVDFGVFDMKASDVDGLLHLMDQLCPDKMNEVDRDELGLALRESPFTSVVRLQNNGEDATGEEEQEFYGLSSVLDVAHGLTLYPAALRPLCELLQQRVWRQAASGIPPTDILTSVVDGGRVASSRAKCLLLVSEYIRNVPLELTVQILEDVLDRLDAAGQREGKKSSVQTAEEAMATHEHPIFAAHPSMFAVLAKVQRATDAPVTLPKHAVPLLPGHGAGGAGSGDNVAAAVHRKDHNGGSRNTKKRSEGAGAGGRSSAMGASESPLDLTHYIFWREEDSILYEFRDKRVAALVYRCRSQYDGQPEHEIPLSILFVLQYGAARQAVDEMRRRQTVNAAVERY